A stretch of the Haloplanus aerogenes genome encodes the following:
- a CDS encoding 2-keto-4-pentenoate hydratase, whose product MTRTIDDATADRLGARLADAARDGTALDPSTLPDLTVADGYAIQRALLDRRTADPVGYKVGFTSPAIQDELGVDAPAYGRVLADTVRSEGRLDAAALIDPKLEPELALRLGEPLDPPVTPADVLAAADAVVPVIEVVDSRIEGWELTAGSAVADNALAAGVVHGDRIGDPADRDLSLEGVVVRRNGERVATGVGADVLGSPARVVSWLADALADRDERLSPGDLISTGSLTELIPFDPGDTVEVRFASLGSVTVSR is encoded by the coding sequence ATGACCCGGACCATCGACGACGCGACGGCCGACCGACTCGGGGCGCGACTGGCCGACGCCGCGCGTGACGGCACGGCACTCGACCCGTCGACCCTCCCCGACCTCACCGTCGCGGACGGCTACGCGATTCAGCGAGCACTGCTCGACCGCCGCACGGCCGACCCCGTCGGCTACAAAGTGGGGTTCACCTCACCCGCGATTCAGGACGAGTTGGGCGTCGACGCGCCCGCCTACGGCCGCGTCCTCGCCGACACCGTCCGGTCGGAAGGACGGCTCGACGCCGCCGCCCTGATCGACCCGAAACTCGAACCGGAGCTCGCGCTCCGTCTGGGCGAACCGCTCGACCCGCCGGTGACACCTGCTGACGTACTCGCCGCGGCGGATGCCGTCGTCCCCGTGATCGAAGTGGTCGACTCGCGGATCGAGGGGTGGGAGCTGACCGCTGGGAGCGCCGTCGCCGACAACGCCCTCGCCGCAGGCGTGGTCCACGGCGACCGGATCGGCGACCCCGCCGACCGCGACCTGTCGCTCGAAGGCGTCGTCGTGCGCCGGAACGGCGAGCGCGTCGCGACGGGCGTCGGCGCCGACGTACTCGGCTCGCCCGCGCGGGTGGTGTCGTGGCTGGCCGACGCGCTCGCCGACCGTGACGAACGGCTGAGCCCCGGCGATCTGATCTCGACCGGATCGCTCACCGAACTGATCCCCTTCGACCCGGGCGACACCGTCGAGGTGCGCTTTGCCTCGCTCGGCTCGGTGACTGTTTCGCGCTAA
- the hmgB gene encoding hydroxymethylglutaryl-CoA synthase, translating to MTAVGIDAIEIWTGKLKLNLAETFAPAKDESPEKYTKGLGLEVSSFPDTYEDIVTMGANAAKRLMDRKGLAPDDIGRIDVATESAFDNSKPVSTYIAGCLEEVYDGDFHHANKGERKFACVAGTQSIDDAYNWIKAGRNRGRAALVIATDTALYARGDPGEATQGAGAVAMLISEDPSVVELSTEQGYGSADETDFLKPNQQFPSVDGKRSVQVYLARMREALTDFESVAGRIHPDDYAYFPFHTPFPGMVRKAALLGFRHMTRDTEIEDGLADELGRQPREEEYEDWDAYEDAIREYMDALKETETYNDWYARAIDPTLTLSRRVGNWYTGSVHVARASALKTAAETGRALSGEKLLVGSYGSGAQAEIHSETVADGWRDEVDAFDIDEQLSRRYDLSFEEYGRVHDAHNHEKERELEEFTVPSGEFVFTGWGRMNERKYEYVD from the coding sequence ATGACCGCCGTCGGCATCGACGCAATCGAAATCTGGACGGGGAAGCTCAAACTCAACTTGGCCGAGACGTTCGCACCGGCCAAGGACGAGTCCCCGGAGAAGTACACGAAGGGCCTCGGACTCGAGGTTTCGTCGTTCCCCGACACGTACGAAGACATCGTCACGATGGGGGCGAACGCCGCCAAGCGGTTGATGGACCGCAAGGGTCTAGCACCCGACGACATCGGTCGCATCGACGTGGCGACCGAGAGCGCCTTCGACAACTCCAAACCCGTCTCCACCTACATCGCCGGGTGTCTGGAAGAGGTGTACGACGGCGACTTCCACCACGCGAACAAGGGCGAGCGGAAGTTCGCCTGCGTCGCCGGGACCCAGAGCATCGACGACGCGTACAACTGGATCAAGGCGGGGCGCAATCGCGGCCGCGCGGCGCTGGTGATCGCCACCGACACCGCGCTCTACGCCCGCGGTGACCCCGGCGAGGCCACACAGGGTGCGGGCGCCGTCGCCATGCTCATCTCGGAGGACCCGAGCGTGGTCGAACTGTCGACCGAGCAGGGCTACGGCAGCGCCGACGAGACGGACTTCCTCAAACCCAACCAGCAGTTCCCGAGCGTCGACGGCAAGCGCTCGGTGCAGGTGTATCTCGCGCGGATGCGCGAGGCGCTGACGGACTTCGAGAGCGTCGCCGGCCGCATCCACCCCGACGACTACGCCTACTTCCCGTTCCACACCCCGTTCCCGGGGATGGTGCGGAAGGCCGCCCTCCTCGGGTTCCGGCACATGACCCGCGATACGGAAATCGAGGACGGACTCGCGGACGAACTCGGCCGCCAGCCCCGCGAGGAGGAGTACGAAGACTGGGACGCGTACGAGGACGCGATCCGGGAGTACATGGACGCGCTGAAAGAGACGGAGACGTACAACGACTGGTACGCGCGGGCCATCGACCCGACGCTCACCCTCTCCCGGCGGGTCGGCAACTGGTACACCGGCTCCGTCCACGTCGCGCGGGCGAGCGCGCTCAAGACCGCCGCCGAGACGGGGCGGGCGCTCTCGGGCGAGAAACTGCTCGTCGGCTCCTACGGCTCCGGCGCGCAAGCCGAAATCCACTCCGAAACGGTCGCCGACGGCTGGCGCGACGAGGTCGACGCGTTCGACATCGACGAGCAACTCTCACGGCGCTACGACCTGAGCTTCGAGGAGTACGGCCGCGTCCACGACGCCCACAACCACGAGAAAGAGCGGGAGTTAGAGGAGTTCACCGTCCCGAGCGGCGAGTTCGTCTTCACCGGCTGGGGCCGGATGAACGAACGCAAGTACGAATACGTCGACTAG
- a CDS encoding helix-turn-helix domain-containing protein, translated as MSDDPRDDLARRIAGEITLSSNPGATLRKWRTDFDISQTELAERLDVSSSVISDYESGRRESPGIGVVSRIVRALLDIDESRGGGRIRQYARVISAGFESDIVHDLREYPTSIPLERFYEAMDATEVVPGDRDHVSGHTVINSIEAIKRLPSEEFYRLYGQSTNRALVFTDVTRGESPLVALRVVNPTPNAVVLHGLEPEDLWEHATALAKIDGFALAVSTCDLDEALAKLRELP; from the coding sequence ATGAGCGACGATCCCCGCGACGACCTCGCCAGGCGCATCGCTGGCGAAATAACGCTCAGCTCCAACCCCGGCGCGACCCTCCGGAAGTGGCGGACCGACTTCGATATCTCACAGACCGAACTCGCCGAGCGGCTGGACGTCTCCTCCTCGGTCATCTCGGACTACGAGAGCGGTCGGCGTGAGAGCCCCGGGATCGGTGTCGTCAGCCGGATCGTCCGGGCGTTGCTCGACATCGACGAGTCCCGTGGCGGCGGTCGTATCCGCCAGTACGCGCGCGTCATCTCCGCGGGCTTCGAGAGCGACATCGTCCACGACCTCCGTGAGTATCCCACGTCGATCCCGCTGGAACGGTTCTACGAGGCCATGGACGCGACCGAGGTGGTCCCCGGTGATCGGGATCACGTCAGCGGCCACACGGTCATCAACAGCATCGAGGCGATCAAACGCCTCCCGAGCGAGGAGTTCTATCGCCTCTACGGCCAGAGCACGAACCGCGCGCTCGTCTTCACCGACGTGACCCGCGGGGAGTCGCCGCTGGTCGCGCTCCGGGTGGTGAATCCGACACCCAACGCCGTCGTCCTCCACGGTCTCGAACCCGAGGACCTGTGGGAACACGCGACAGCGCTGGCGAAAATCGACGGCTTCGCGCTCGCCGTGTCGACCTGTGATCTGGACGAGGCGCTCGCGAAACTGCGGGAACTCCCCTAG
- a CDS encoding CBS domain-containing protein yields MPLTARDLMETDVETVAPDDEVSEVLGRLARADFNGFPVVESETSETPREDGEAVDGGRVVGIVTQHDLVHLFQTEDRVLWLPIGLPPFTETLTYAIDVSWDDLDLGIDLAKHAGRPIREVMTADVVTVTPDTDLDTILDLLADDERDINRLPVVENGELVGIVARQDVLRTIRDQRRESKR; encoded by the coding sequence ATGCCCTTGACTGCTCGCGACCTGATGGAGACGGACGTAGAGACGGTCGCGCCGGACGACGAGGTAAGCGAGGTGCTCGGCCGACTGGCACGGGCCGACTTCAACGGGTTTCCCGTCGTCGAGAGCGAGACGTCGGAGACGCCTCGGGAAGACGGCGAAGCCGTCGATGGTGGCCGCGTCGTCGGCATCGTCACCCAACACGACCTCGTCCACCTGTTCCAGACCGAGGACCGCGTGTTGTGGCTTCCCATCGGCCTCCCGCCCTTCACCGAGACGCTCACCTACGCCATCGACGTGTCGTGGGACGACCTCGACCTCGGCATCGACCTCGCGAAACACGCCGGCCGACCGATCCGCGAGGTGATGACGGCGGACGTGGTGACGGTCACACCCGACACCGACCTCGACACCATCCTCGACCTGCTGGCCGACGACGAACGGGATATCAATCGGCTGCCGGTCGTAGAAAACGGCGAACTCGTCGGCATCGTCGCCCGGCAGGACGTGCTTCGAACGATCCGCGACCAGCGGCGGGAATCGAAACGTTGA
- a CDS encoding 2Fe-2S iron-sulfur cluster-binding protein, whose amino-acid sequence MSEPDRCDVVYVRIDDGDGDHLLTAPVGSRLRDVLRDAGHSPHTRLTARANCGGRGLCGTCGVRLDESPAPDHWHDALADRWGYPRLSCQVTLREDVRVRLPAKMIWGRRE is encoded by the coding sequence ATGAGCGAGCCCGACCGCTGCGACGTGGTCTACGTCCGCATTGACGACGGCGACGGCGATCACCTGTTGACCGCACCCGTAGGGTCGAGACTCCGGGACGTGCTCCGCGACGCTGGTCACTCGCCGCACACCCGTCTCACCGCGCGGGCGAACTGCGGCGGGCGGGGGCTGTGTGGCACCTGTGGCGTCCGGCTCGACGAGAGTCCGGCTCCGGACCACTGGCACGACGCCCTCGCGGATCGCTGGGGGTATCCGCGGCTCTCCTGTCAGGTGACGCTTCGCGAGGACGTGCGGGTGCGCCTCCCAGCAAAGATGATCTGGGGGCGGCGGGAGTAA
- the cmk gene encoding (d)CMP kinase, protein MSNASATTERQVDSNLFITVSGPPGCGATTLTEGLADALNCGYVIGGEIFRDLAEERDMSLQQLIAKAEEDDTIDRALDQRLRRIAEQWGAANKAFILESRLAGWLAGNRADLRIWLDAPEEVRIERLSDYEVSYEIERPDERASEEIDLKHLDEEDEIGPLLRVREVSEAGRYESYYGIDVDDQSFYDLSINTARWDADTVLDMVLTAIEGYDPETDEGAFTTRDVTI, encoded by the coding sequence ATGTCGAATGCGAGCGCCACCACAGAGCGGCAAGTCGACAGCAATCTGTTCATTACCGTCTCCGGACCACCGGGATGTGGTGCGACGACGCTCACCGAGGGACTCGCGGATGCACTGAACTGCGGGTACGTCATCGGCGGCGAAATCTTCCGCGATCTCGCCGAGGAGCGCGATATGTCGCTGCAGCAGCTCATCGCCAAGGCCGAAGAGGACGACACCATCGACCGGGCGCTCGATCAGCGGCTCCGCCGGATCGCCGAGCAGTGGGGGGCGGCGAACAAGGCGTTCATCCTCGAATCGCGGCTCGCCGGGTGGCTCGCGGGTAACCGTGCCGACCTGCGCATCTGGCTCGACGCACCGGAGGAGGTCCGCATCGAACGGCTCAGCGACTACGAAGTGAGCTACGAGATCGAGCGACCCGACGAACGTGCCTCGGAGGAGATCGACCTCAAACACCTCGACGAGGAGGACGAAATCGGGCCGCTCCTCCGCGTCCGCGAGGTGAGCGAGGCCGGCCGCTACGAGAGTTACTACGGCATCGACGTGGATGACCAGTCCTTCTACGACCTCTCGATCAACACCGCCCGGTGGGACGCCGACACCGTCCTCGACATGGTACTCACGGCTATCGAAGGCTACGACCCGGAGACGGACGAAGGCGCCTTCACCACCCGCGACGTGACGATTTAA
- a CDS encoding DMT family transporter: MSRYRNLALFLTLAAIWGSAFMAIKAGLDYFPPVLFAAIRYDVAGVLMLAYAAWVVEDPIPRGRGQWALVAVGSTLLIAGYHVFLFIGESDPAVTSAAAAVIVSLSPVLTTGFARAFLPDERLTAVGIVGLGFGLLGVIVLARPEPGALLTGGVVAKLLVFGAATSFALGSVLTRRIEAQLPIETLEAWSMLGGALLMHAVSLGLGESLAGVTVTVEGMLALAYLSLAASALGFLIYFDLLDRLGAVEINLVSYVAPIFAALSGWLFLDEGLSVATAAGFALIFFGFLLVKRRAIRGELPRLRRALVGED; the protein is encoded by the coding sequence GTGTCCCGCTACCGCAATCTCGCGCTCTTTCTCACTCTCGCGGCCATCTGGGGCTCGGCGTTCATGGCGATCAAGGCCGGCCTCGACTACTTCCCGCCGGTCCTGTTCGCGGCGATCCGCTACGACGTGGCCGGCGTCCTCATGCTCGCGTACGCCGCGTGGGTCGTCGAAGATCCGATCCCGCGTGGCCGCGGCCAGTGGGCGCTCGTCGCCGTCGGGTCGACGCTCCTGATCGCCGGCTACCACGTCTTTCTCTTTATTGGCGAATCCGACCCGGCCGTCACCAGCGCGGCCGCCGCCGTCATCGTCAGTCTCAGCCCCGTCCTGACGACTGGTTTCGCCCGCGCGTTCCTCCCCGACGAACGCCTGACCGCTGTCGGCATCGTCGGCCTCGGCTTCGGGTTGCTGGGGGTGATCGTTCTCGCCCGGCCCGAACCGGGTGCGCTCCTGACGGGCGGTGTCGTCGCGAAACTCCTCGTGTTCGGTGCCGCGACTTCGTTCGCGCTCGGCTCCGTCCTGACTCGGCGGATCGAGGCCCAGTTACCGATCGAGACGCTGGAAGCGTGGTCGATGCTCGGCGGTGCGCTCCTCATGCACGCCGTCTCGCTCGGCCTCGGTGAGTCGCTCGCAGGCGTGACCGTCACCGTCGAGGGAATGCTCGCGCTCGCGTACCTTTCGCTGGCCGCCAGCGCCCTCGGCTTCCTCATCTACTTCGACCTGCTGGATCGACTGGGGGCCGTCGAGATCAACCTCGTCTCCTACGTCGCTCCGATATTCGCGGCGCTTTCCGGGTGGCTCTTCCTCGACGAAGGGCTCTCGGTCGCCACCGCGGCCGGCTTCGCGTTGATCTTCTTCGGATTCCTGCTGGTCAAGCGGCGAGCGATACGGGGTGAACTGCCACGACTCCGCCGCGCACTCGTCGGCGAGGATTAA
- a CDS encoding DASH family cryptochrome has translation MVTTTLLWLRRDLRLHDNPALVAAADADRLLPVYVFDEDHYGTADFGGTDSFTYEKTGGRRTQFRIDAIADLRSRLRDRGSDLVVRVGDPETVLSTLADRVDADAVHVHTRPTPEERAVERAVERVVDADLVRHWSHTLYHPDDLPNDVSTIDDTYTPFRKAVESGARVRTPASVPTLPDRPAAAVDAGVIPDATDLGVEADPIDDRAVLAFEGGETEGLARLDEYLWATDSLREYKETRNGLLGRDYSSKFSPWLNEGCLSPRRVSAAVDAYEDERVANDSTYWLRFELLWRDFFQFQFAKHGGTFFTPGGIRRRDIAWREDDAAFDRWTRGETGIPFVDANMRELAATGYLSNRGRQNAASFLANDLRVDWRWGAAYFETRLLDYDPASNYGNWAYVAGVGNDSRNRSFDVLWQAHRYDPDAEYVRRWVSELDRLPPDRAHEPWTLPDDERAALDYPAPMVDPETQYGEG, from the coding sequence ATGGTCACCACGACGCTCCTGTGGCTCCGCCGTGATCTCCGCCTCCACGACAATCCGGCGCTGGTCGCGGCCGCCGACGCCGACCGCCTCCTCCCAGTCTACGTCTTCGACGAGGATCACTACGGCACCGCCGACTTCGGCGGCACCGACTCGTTCACCTACGAGAAGACCGGGGGTCGGCGAACGCAGTTCCGGATCGACGCCATCGCGGACCTTCGCTCGCGCCTGCGCGACCGGGGGAGCGACCTCGTCGTCCGCGTCGGCGACCCCGAAACGGTCCTGTCGACCCTCGCGGACCGCGTCGATGCCGACGCCGTCCACGTCCACACGCGCCCGACGCCAGAGGAGCGAGCGGTCGAGCGGGCGGTGGAGCGGGTCGTCGACGCCGATCTCGTCCGCCACTGGAGCCACACGCTGTACCACCCGGACGACCTCCCGAACGACGTGTCGACCATCGACGACACGTACACGCCGTTCCGGAAGGCGGTGGAGTCGGGGGCGAGGGTTCGCACGCCGGCGTCGGTGCCGACGCTGCCGGATCGACCGGCGGCCGCCGTCGACGCGGGCGTGATTCCCGACGCCACCGACCTCGGCGTCGAGGCCGATCCGATAGACGACCGCGCCGTGCTGGCGTTCGAAGGTGGCGAGACGGAGGGGCTGGCCCGCCTCGACGAGTATCTCTGGGCGACCGACTCCCTCCGGGAGTACAAGGAGACCCGGAACGGGTTGCTCGGGCGGGACTACTCCTCGAAGTTCTCGCCGTGGCTGAACGAGGGATGTCTGTCGCCGCGGCGGGTGAGCGCTGCGGTGGACGCGTACGAGGACGAACGCGTCGCCAACGACTCGACGTACTGGCTCCGATTCGAACTCCTGTGGCGCGATTTCTTCCAGTTCCAGTTCGCCAAGCACGGCGGGACGTTCTTCACGCCGGGCGGCATCCGCCGTCGCGACATCGCGTGGCGCGAGGACGACGCGGCGTTCGACCGCTGGACACGCGGCGAGACGGGGATTCCGTTCGTCGACGCAAACATGCGCGAACTGGCGGCGACGGGCTACCTGTCGAACCGCGGCCGGCAGAACGCCGCCTCGTTTCTGGCGAACGACCTCCGCGTCGACTGGCGGTGGGGTGCGGCCTACTTCGAGACGCGGCTGCTCGATTACGATCCGGCGTCGAACTACGGTAACTGGGCGTACGTCGCTGGCGTGGGCAACGACTCTCGGAACCGCTCGTTCGACGTACTGTGGCAGGCGCATCGGTACGATCCGGACGCCGAGTACGTCCGTCGGTGGGTATCCGAACTCGACCGCCTGCCGCCGGACCGGGCCCACGAACCGTGGACTCTCCCCGACGACGAACGGGCGGCGCTCGACTATCCGGCGCCGATGGTCGACCCCGAGACGCAGTACGGTGAGGGATGA
- a CDS encoding metal-dependent hydrolase — MPSTVVHLAVGAVVAAALLGDEFDRRSVAVVLAATAIPDIDTFAGLYLQGAHRALLHTLVLPAVAGAVLTYDTRVRTASRLHARWGPRGVRVAWVALAALLLGGILPDLMTNGVNAFYPLYDRFLTVDGELLLSNQRGVVQTFVDLSADPERTTQNTHYWTGVDPSPGAEPENVERIFPVVRSGFQLLVVVLGAFTLGARFWEER; from the coding sequence ATGCCCTCGACGGTCGTCCACCTCGCCGTCGGCGCCGTCGTCGCCGCCGCACTCCTGGGCGACGAGTTCGACCGCCGCTCGGTGGCCGTCGTCCTCGCCGCGACGGCGATACCGGATATCGACACCTTCGCCGGCCTCTACCTGCAGGGCGCCCACCGAGCCCTGTTGCACACGCTCGTCCTGCCCGCCGTCGCCGGCGCGGTTCTCACGTACGACACCCGAGTTCGCACGGCCTCGCGCCTCCACGCGCGCTGGGGGCCACGCGGCGTCCGTGTGGCGTGGGTCGCGCTCGCGGCGCTCCTCCTCGGTGGCATCCTCCCCGACCTGATGACCAACGGCGTCAACGCCTTCTACCCGCTCTACGACCGCTTCCTGACCGTCGACGGCGAACTCCTGCTATCCAATCAGCGGGGCGTCGTCCAGACGTTCGTCGACCTCTCGGCCGATCCCGAGCGGACGACCCAGAACACCCACTACTGGACGGGAGTCGATCCGTCGCCGGGAGCGGAACCGGAAAACGTCGAGCGCATCTTCCCCGTCGTCCGCTCGGGCTTCCAGTTGCTCGTGGTCGTCCTCGGGGCGTTCACACTGGGGGCGCGGTTCTGGGAGGAGCGATAG
- a CDS encoding mechanosensitive ion channel family protein, which yields MNGPVLQAAGSETGFVGEYLTDFGIPPSLASAIGSAAVFVVVFVALYIIGKQLFVPFVDGLLRRQGVDEHARKPLRVLSYAIVVLGGLGLGFALAGYGNILLALSTVGAAATLAIGFALQDVIKNFVAGVFIYTDQPFRTGDWIEWGGNSGFVEDIGLRVTRVRTFDNEHLTVPNSQLTDDVIKNYDRNRTLRLKFTFRIGFEDDIDDAMDHIIAAAEAEEEILEEPAPSVKLMEINEASFDLQGRIWIRDPGDSDFLGIRGRFVKDVTDRFEAAGISIPYPHRTVDGSLDTSSRVRSGFVSDD from the coding sequence ATGAACGGGCCTGTCCTCCAGGCTGCGGGGAGCGAGACCGGATTCGTCGGCGAATATCTCACCGACTTCGGAATCCCTCCCAGTCTGGCGAGCGCGATCGGCTCTGCAGCTGTGTTCGTCGTGGTGTTCGTCGCGCTGTACATCATCGGGAAACAGCTCTTCGTTCCCTTTGTCGACGGTCTGCTCCGTCGGCAAGGTGTCGACGAACACGCTCGGAAGCCTCTCCGGGTGCTCAGCTACGCGATCGTCGTCCTGGGTGGTCTCGGCCTGGGCTTCGCGCTCGCGGGCTACGGCAACATCCTGCTTGCCCTGTCGACCGTCGGGGCAGCCGCCACGCTCGCGATCGGGTTCGCGCTACAGGACGTCATCAAGAACTTCGTCGCCGGCGTCTTCATCTACACGGACCAGCCGTTTCGAACTGGCGACTGGATCGAGTGGGGAGGGAACTCCGGGTTCGTCGAAGATATCGGTCTCCGGGTAACTCGCGTTCGCACGTTCGACAACGAACACCTGACGGTTCCCAACTCGCAGTTGACCGACGACGTGATCAAAAACTACGACAGAAACCGGACGCTACGGCTCAAATTCACGTTCCGAATCGGTTTCGAGGACGACATCGACGACGCGATGGACCACATCATCGCCGCCGCGGAGGCGGAAGAAGAGATCCTGGAAGAGCCGGCACCGTCGGTCAAATTGATGGAGATCAACGAGGCGTCGTTCGACCTACAGGGCCGGATCTGGATCCGCGATCCTGGCGATTCCGATTTCCTCGGGATTCGCGGGCGGTTCGTCAAGGATGTCACCGACCGGTTCGAGGCCGCGGGAATCTCGATCCCGTATCCACACCGCACCGTCGACGGCTCGCTCGACACGTCGTCGCGCGTCCGATCGGGGTTCGTGTCGGACGATTGA